From Algoriphagus sp. NG3, the proteins below share one genomic window:
- a CDS encoding DUF3276 family protein has translation MDDQRGYDREEIFSKKVKAGKRTYFFDVKSTRSNDYYLTITESKRKINGESFTYEKHKIFLYKEDFFKFSEALNEAVDHVKNELLPDVDFEQYEKEESEYNDELKWD, from the coding sequence GTGGACGATCAAAGAGGATATGACAGAGAGGAAATTTTCTCTAAAAAAGTAAAAGCAGGTAAAAGAACGTATTTTTTTGATGTAAAATCTACTCGCTCAAACGATTATTATCTGACTATTACCGAAAGTAAGAGAAAGATAAACGGTGAAAGTTTCACCTATGAGAAGCACAAGATCTTCCTTTACAAGGAGGATTTTTTCAAGTTTTCAGAAGCTCTGAATGAAGCGGTAGATCATGTGAAAAATGAATTATTACCAGATGTGGACTTTGAGCAATATGAAAAAGAAGAATCAGAATACAACGACGAACTGAAATGGGATTAA
- the ychF gene encoding redox-regulated ATPase YchF: MALQCGIVGLPNVGKSTLFNALSSAKAEAANFPFCTIEPNVGVVTVPDKRLKILEELVNPHRVLPTVIEFVDIAGLVKGASKGEGLGNKFLANIREVDAIIHVIRCFDDENIVHVAGSVDPIFDKEVIDTELQLKDLESVEKKIQKSEKTAKSGDAKAKKELETLLLFKQALIDGKNARSVDVEKEDLEAVRDLHLLTIKPVIYVANVDEENLKTGNQYVDKLREEVKDENAEVIVLCAAIEAQIAEFDDPEEKEMFLGEYGLEESGLNKLISGAYSLLDLITYFTAGVQEVRAWTIKKGWKAPAAAGVIHTDFERGFIKAEVIKLAEYQKFKTEAACRENGKIAIEGKEYVVQDGDIMHFRFNV; this comes from the coding sequence ATGGCATTACAATGTGGCATTGTAGGACTCCCGAACGTAGGGAAATCCACTCTGTTTAACGCCCTATCCAGTGCAAAAGCGGAAGCTGCTAATTTTCCTTTTTGTACCATTGAACCGAACGTGGGCGTAGTTACGGTACCGGATAAAAGATTAAAAATCCTCGAAGAACTAGTCAATCCACATCGGGTACTGCCTACCGTAATAGAATTCGTGGATATAGCCGGCCTTGTAAAAGGTGCGAGTAAAGGCGAGGGTTTAGGGAATAAATTCCTCGCCAACATCCGGGAAGTAGATGCTATTATCCATGTGATCAGGTGCTTTGATGACGAAAACATCGTCCACGTAGCGGGAAGTGTAGATCCTATCTTCGATAAGGAAGTTATAGATACTGAACTTCAGCTGAAAGATCTGGAATCTGTGGAAAAGAAGATCCAGAAATCAGAAAAAACAGCCAAATCAGGAGATGCAAAAGCCAAAAAAGAGCTAGAAACTCTTTTGCTTTTCAAACAGGCACTGATAGACGGCAAAAATGCCCGGTCAGTAGATGTGGAGAAAGAAGACCTGGAAGCAGTACGTGATCTCCATTTATTGACTATCAAGCCTGTAATCTACGTGGCAAATGTGGATGAGGAAAATCTAAAAACAGGCAATCAATATGTAGATAAACTTCGTGAAGAAGTAAAAGACGAAAATGCTGAAGTGATTGTCCTCTGCGCTGCCATAGAAGCCCAAATAGCTGAATTTGATGATCCTGAAGAAAAGGAGATGTTCCTTGGAGAATACGGCTTGGAAGAAAGTGGCTTAAACAAATTGATCTCAGGAGCGTATTCATTATTAGACCTGATAACCTATTTCACCGCAGGAGTTCAGGAAGTGAGAGCTTGGACCATCAAAAAAGGATGGAAAGCACCAGCTGCCGCAGGGGTGATCCACACAGATTTCGAAAGAGGGTTTATTAAGGCTGAAGTCATCAAACTTGCTGAATATCAGAAGTTCAAAACCGAAGCAGCCTGTAGAGAAAATGGAAAAATTGCCATCGAAGGAAAAGAATATGTGGTTCAGGATGGTGATATTATGCATTTTAGGTTCAATGTGTAA
- a CDS encoding AI-2E family transporter → MQRIFIYFVLFIAVFLLFGWYFSNITLYLIISLILAALLRPLTNHLNDFHVLGQHVPRWIAVLLSYSAIVLLLVLLGFLFFPLINNQIIILSDLDLNGIYEQIQIPISRVEGFLIRHELLDTNPGYLFGRMKSTMIEMIKGFDFTSFIGGVINITSSLFIGIMAVAFISFFLLLENGLLRRNLLNLIPNPYFELSVATFTKVEKLLTNYLSGLLLQMLAVFSLASFGLTIMSVEYALTIALFAAVANLIPYAGPLLGATFGIIVGVSSGTFGSNAELNYLIIKILSVFAVVQVTDNLLLQPMIFSKSVKAHPLEIFVVIFAGAKIAGVVGMILAIPVYTIFRVFIMEFYMGYKSYRIFKNKITN, encoded by the coding sequence ATGCAGCGTATTTTTATTTACTTCGTCCTTTTCATAGCAGTCTTTCTGCTATTTGGATGGTATTTCTCCAATATCACTCTTTATCTGATTATCTCCTTAATTCTCGCGGCACTATTAAGGCCACTTACCAACCACCTCAATGATTTCCATGTTTTAGGCCAGCATGTACCTAGATGGATCGCTGTTCTCCTCTCCTATTCCGCCATAGTTTTATTGCTGGTGTTGCTTGGCTTTCTGTTTTTCCCATTGATTAATAATCAGATCATTATCCTGAGCGATCTGGATCTCAACGGTATCTATGAGCAAATCCAGATTCCTATATCCAGGGTGGAGGGATTCCTGATCCGGCACGAGCTTCTCGACACCAATCCAGGATACTTATTTGGCCGGATGAAATCCACAATGATCGAAATGATCAAAGGTTTTGACTTTACCTCCTTTATAGGTGGGGTAATCAATATCACAAGCAGTCTGTTTATCGGGATCATGGCCGTTGCATTTATCAGCTTTTTCCTTCTTTTGGAAAACGGTCTGCTACGGAGAAACCTATTAAACCTGATCCCAAACCCTTACTTTGAGCTCTCTGTAGCCACCTTTACCAAAGTAGAAAAGCTCCTGACCAATTACTTATCCGGCTTACTACTGCAAATGCTGGCCGTTTTCTCCCTGGCAAGTTTCGGACTTACTATTATGAGTGTGGAATATGCCTTGACTATAGCTCTGTTTGCCGCAGTCGCTAATCTGATCCCCTATGCAGGTCCATTGTTAGGTGCTACATTCGGCATCATCGTGGGAGTTTCATCAGGAACATTTGGCAGCAATGCGGAACTTAACTACCTAATCATTAAAATCCTCTCGGTATTCGCAGTGGTTCAGGTCACTGACAACCTACTTCTACAGCCTATGATTTTTTCAAAATCTGTAAAAGCGCATCCCCTTGAAATATTTGTTGTTATCTTTGCCGGGGCAAAAATCGCCGGAGTAGTCGGAATGATTTTAGCGATACCCGTTTACACCATCTTTAGAGTATTCATCATGGAGTTCTATATGGGGTATAAATCTTACAGAATATTTAAAAATAAAATAACGAATTAA
- the cas6 gene encoding CRISPR-associated endoribonuclease Cas6, whose product MRVRLIFSLKNKGSYLPFHHQYILAQFLKGLIVKGGREEFYNYNYFNFSGLKGQTKVSRSGLHYYSSLVTLVLSSQSEDFMDYLLEQVFATPKIELGNLILVPEYTEIEVEPVLETSNKFVCISPLVLITPAFNEEAGKRFINPDSDEFSDLLYESTLTRMERSGWYTAEQMETFYKFQVVPDMVYVNKLKEAQKKFARIYAVYDMDVKYEVRGYTLPITLYAAPEVQDFVFKCGLGAFTHKGFGMLDLANHPPGPRTTTYKFKREGFVPYKPSERVRENVAPPADEDVDTSSEES is encoded by the coding sequence GTGAGAGTTAGACTAATATTTTCCCTAAAAAACAAAGGTTCGTACTTACCGTTCCACCACCAGTACATCTTGGCGCAATTCCTTAAAGGATTAATCGTGAAAGGTGGAAGAGAAGAGTTTTACAATTACAACTACTTCAATTTTTCTGGCCTGAAAGGTCAGACCAAAGTAAGTAGAAGTGGATTGCATTACTATTCCAGCTTAGTGACCTTGGTGTTGTCTTCACAGAGTGAAGACTTCATGGACTATCTGCTAGAGCAGGTATTTGCCACACCTAAAATCGAGCTCGGAAACCTGATATTGGTTCCGGAGTACACTGAAATCGAAGTCGAACCTGTTTTGGAAACCTCAAACAAATTTGTTTGTATTTCCCCATTGGTGTTGATCACTCCTGCTTTCAATGAAGAAGCAGGAAAGCGATTCATCAATCCCGACAGCGATGAGTTTTCAGATCTGCTTTATGAATCCACGCTTACCAGAATGGAGCGCTCAGGGTGGTACACTGCTGAGCAAATGGAAACTTTCTACAAATTCCAGGTAGTTCCTGATATGGTTTATGTAAATAAACTGAAGGAAGCCCAGAAGAAGTTTGCAAGAATCTATGCGGTCTATGACATGGATGTGAAATATGAAGTAAGAGGATACACTCTTCCGATTACCTTGTATGCAGCGCCAGAGGTACAGGACTTCGTATTTAAATGCGGACTAGGGGCATTTACCCACAAAGGTTTTGGTATGTTGGATTTGGCCAATCACCCTCCAGGCCCAAGAACAACCACTTACAAGTTTAAAAGAGAGGGCTTTGTCCCTTATAAGCCTAGTGAGCGGGTTCGGGAGAATGTAGCTCCACCAGCTGATGAAGATGTTGATACTTCTTCAGAGGAATCTTAA